The DNA region tttattatctgtCAGTTTCTGCTCTGTGGCCACATCTTGGTTATATACACACAGCAGTACAAGTTATTCCTGAGAGTGGACCAGAAATAATTTCATGACACATGGAAAAAATTTACCACTtcacaaaacacatttccttcagatttttccaACTTTCATAGCTTACAGCCGTAATTATTGTTTTTCCATCTGCAGCAATAAATCCTTCTCTAGAAAGTGGGTCACATTTATTGTATATGCATTATGCATGAAGACACTAAAAATACTACTTTTGCCAAACAAGATAAATTAACAAAGCCAGCAACATTTCCTGAACAAACTGTTAAATATACGATAACTCAACCTAGAGATCAAGAGGATGTTCTAAATGTTCACTGACTCCCAgaatctgctttcctttttcctaaatttaaattcACAGCAATTGCACTGGAGATAGTAAATTCTGAACTTTTAGTGGTGCAAATGGTCTCAGAAGCTCGCCCAAGAATTAGCACAGATCAAATTTTGGAAAGTAGATTATTTCACCATCATAGGatacttttaaaactgtattctCATTTGGGACTACATTCTGCTATTATTCACACTTCTTTTATAAGTGTTTTAGATATACTTCTCTTATAAGCATGAGAGTAAAGTGCCTGAGGAAAGGATAACTAATCCATGCCTCTGATAACTTTTTTCAAAAGACAGCTATGCTCACAGCCCAATTCTCCAATACCCCAGATCAAATGTATCAGCGAGAAGCTGGTGTCAGATGCTGCCGACTTAAAGCCCCCTCCACGGCCATAGAAGTGGTTACAAAGGTAGAGAAGCAGGGGCTCACACTCAGAATCAAGCCCCAAACACTCCAGTGAACGCCCTCTAATGCACTTCTGCACAAGGAGATGGTGTAATTATGGCTAGTATAACACTAGCTGAAAGTCTGTCTTACACTGTTAAAGACTTATCTGATCAGCAAACTGGAGACATGCACTTGCAAGGGAATGAAAGAGGATTTCAGCCCCAAACTACCAACAGTCTGCAGTCCTGCTTGTGAACTCAGCTGATTCAGTTTAGGACAAAAGTTACGTCAGGTTTGTGCGCTAAATCCTGACTCTTGAGGTCTCTCTTGCTCCACCGTTCCCCATGTTCCTGTCAGGGACAGAGACTGTGGAGAGCTTTCACTGCAGCTGAGGTCtccaggggagagggaagcaaaaaaaGCTGGACAAAACCCTGCCAGGcaagaagcaagcaagcaggtACTCGAATTCTGCATTTGGGACCTGCCGTGTTCTGTTGCCTTCAGATTTCAGTTTTACCCTGCAAGAGGGAGAATGTTGGATGAGGGACAAGAGGAGCAGCAACCACCAAGAACCCCCAAAGAGTGTTTCTGGGAAGAAGAGGGTGGAAGGCAGCAATACCACTGTCTGGGGACACCGCCAGCAGGTGTGTTTGCCCCATCTAAAAAGAACTtggtaacacacacacacacacacacacacacacgccccaGCTCTCCTCCTACCCTGCACTTTCGTCCATCCACCGTCTCCTCCTCAAAGCTCTCCCCGATTTTGAAGTTGATTTCAGTGGTGCGGACAGTGGTGGAAGTTTTGATGTAGAACTGGTCCCCGTCCTGGCGGATCTCCACGTGGGGTTTGGAGGCGGCAGCCACCGCCACCTTCCTGAGCATGGCATTGACACCTGGGCGAAGCGGGAAGGAAGCAGAGCTTGCAGTCGCCAGCCCTGCCCGAGGCTGAGCTCGGCCAGCACCACGCGGATCGAGGGGGGGCGAGAGGCCGCCGGCGCCCGCAGCGGCGGCGCGGTGCCGGGGCACTGCGCACAGCCCTACGGCGGGGCTCCGCAcagcccgccgcggcggggagctgCGGCTCTCCGGCAGGCTCTGCACAGACGGCAAACGCGGGGTCTTGCAAGAATCCCCGTGGCAGAGCGTGGCAGGAGCCGCCGGGCCAGCGGCAGCCCGCATCCCCGTGGCAGGACCACCGGCGTTGGCAGGTGAGGTTCTGACCACGCCGGGCCTGCGATCGccacccccccggggccgggctcaTAGCTTTCGCCCCCACGGAGCTCTCCCGGGTGCCCGGCTCTGGAGGCACCGGGCACCGGAGCGCGGCtccggctgcagccccgctgTGTCTCCCTCCCGCGGGATGCAGCCccgggctgcccgctgcccggcgcCGAGCTCCCCCGCGCCTCACCCAGTGCCTTGAGGAGCTCGTCGAAATTCTCGCTGCTCCTCATCTTCCAAGTGCCGGCGAAGTTGGGCatggcggggcgggcgctgcggaCGGCGGCGGGGACGCGGCGCTGCTGCTCTCTCTCCGGCTTAGGCACCTTGTGAACTGGGCggaccgcggcggcggcggcggggagagcgggtCACACCCACCCggccccccaccccttcccccggGGCCAGCACCACGCCGC from Mycteria americana isolate JAX WOST 10 ecotype Jacksonville Zoo and Gardens chromosome 6, USCA_MyAme_1.0, whole genome shotgun sequence includes:
- the CRABP1 gene encoding cellular retinoic acid-binding protein 1, with protein sequence MPNFAGTWKMRSSENFDELLKALGVNAMLRKVAVAAASKPHVEIRQDGDQFYIKTSTTVRTTEINFKIGESFEEETVDGRKCRSLATWENENKIYCKQTLIEGDGPKTYWTRELANDELILTFGADDVVCTRIYVRE